The proteins below are encoded in one region of Chrysemys picta bellii isolate R12L10 chromosome 4, ASM1138683v2, whole genome shotgun sequence:
- the CIMIP3 gene encoding putative uncharacterized protein CIMIP3, whose translation MTQPGIPAGGIPSQVNGALKPGAPIKACKRSKGREIGKVLQDFPCPLRTSKDQSSPIGYRKDQALASMFVPFVVHPGSHKPDSLKFVFYKSNYSNSYAPFYTAQKPTCGYRYCRDTDHTRKVMDVESANIVKWRPIVGTKSQLVTINPKQRN comes from the exons ATGACGCAGCCGGGGATCCCCGCAGGGGGGATTCCCTCGCAG GTCAATGGGGCTCTGAAACCAGGAGCTCCCATCAAGGCCTGCAAGAGATCAAAGGGAAGAGAAATAGGCAAAGTGTTACAGGATTTTCCTTGCCCCCTACGCACATCCAAGGATCAGTCGTCTCCAATAGGCTATCGTAAGGACCAAGCTTTAGCCTCTATGTTTGTTCCTTTCGTCGTACACCCTGGGAGTCATAAGCCTGATTCACTCAAGTTTGTCTTCTATAAATCGAATTACTCTAATTCGTACGCGCCATTTTACACTGCGCAGAAGCCAACCTGTGGGTACCGGTATTGCCGGGACACGGATCACACCAGGAAGGTGATGGATGTAGAGAGTGCAAACATTGTCAAGTGGAGACCCATTGTGGGGACGAAATCACAGTTAGTTACAATAAACCCAAAGCAACGAAACTGA